The stretch of DNA ACTTCTTCTGCTACTGGGATTGCTATGCCACATACTGCCATTGATGTTCAAATATGCAGCAGCGCCGGGGATTTATGTTGGAAACTATACGCTTCAGTTGTCTAGAGCAAGTAGCATTTTTATGCTTTTGGCCTATATGTCCTATATCTTCTTCCAGTTAAAAACACACCGTCAGTTGTTTGACGCACAAGAggtgatcatcatcatcatcaccatcattcatcaccacacacacacatatatacaataacccattttaaaatgaaaaaaatataaaaattaaacctaatcATTCTATTAGCCGGACTACTCTAGTCTCTACATTAatttcataacttaaaaaatttatacCTTACTTAGATCCTATAATGtcattttattcattataattaTGCATGCTCCCCACCTATCAAAATGGTAAGGGCCCTTTTAAAGTGTCAAGCACTACAAGAAAGTAAGAAATGGTTATGGGATCAATTTAATATTGGTCTCTCTTATACTATATAtcaagtctataaatatataattatgtaaGTTCAGATATAtggattgaaaaaataaaacttgttcAATTTCGGAAATTTGTCCTAATATCCAATTCTGAGATTGAGGTGGTTACTTACTAGTCATTaacatttataattattaaattaaaataaataaagcttaacaaaaattaaaatgtataaaacttatattaaattttattatgacACCAACAATGGCTTTGGACACTTTTGGCACCCATTAATtcttaaaataaagaaaaagaaagaaagagccCATGTGTAAAACAAACTCGGCATATTTTTAAGGAAAAAGAAAGAGGATAATACTATCAATAAATGGAAAAAACTGTTCCTTAAACTTTCatgccaagaaaaaaaaaaactgttccttaaactatatttacAAGATTTTGTTTTCGCCTAGTGTAGTGTGTTTACATGAATTAGTGGGCCTCACCCTGTCCCTTTCTGTACTTTTGGACTATGTTTCTCTTCATACTATAAAAACTATGTTTGTTATCGGGAAGTTTTTCTACACCCTTGTACCTGAATCAATCCCTTCGAAAGTGTCCAAAATAGAAGCAACCTTTTTGTCTTGAATGAAAATTGCTAGACATACATGGATTTCATATGTGTGGGGCATATACCCAattaagctttttttttttttattttctttttaataattcATACCAATATTCATATTGTCATCATATGGAAATCTTGACTTTccttatttgtaatttttgctctaACATATACATAGGTTGATTGGAAGAATATTGTGTGACCATGTGTGATATTTCATAAACAGgttgaagaagaggaagaaaagGCAGTAATAGGATTTTGGAGTGCATTTAGTTGGTTGGTTGGTATGACAGTTATCATAGCCGTGTTATCTGAATATGTTGTGGGTACTATTGAGGTAAATATATTGAAGCCTTTATTTTAAGACTTAATTAATACCATGTTTATTcattataaaattttgattgatcatatatatatatataattgctcAATTAGGCTGCATCAAATTCCTGGGGCATCTCTGTTAGCTTTATCAGTATCATTTTGCTACCCATTGTTGGAAATGCAGCAGAACACGCTGGCTCAATCATTTTTGCTCTGAAAAACAAGTTGGTACGTGACAACCACACattgtagatttttttttcttcttttaattttggCTTTAATTATGTAATTTGGCTTTCATAAACACAGGATATATCTTTAGGTGTTGCTTTGGGGTCTGCAACTCAAATTTCTATGTTTGtggtatgtttatatatatttatattaaagtcATTTAATCCAATCAAAGATGTTCATTATAGATCCTATATTATACTTATCTCTATACCAATTTCAGGTTCCTTTGAGTGTGATTGTTGCTTGGATTATGGACATTCGTATGGACCTTGATTTCAACATACTCGAAACTAGCTCTCTAGCATTTACAATAATCATAACAGCTTTCACTTTACAGGTTTCTTTACTTTCTTGAAACTAATAATATATGTAGTGTAAacattaatttatatacatatatattaaaaaaaattaattaattttgtaggaTGGAACTTCACATTACATGAAAGGAGTTATTCTCTTCCTATGCTACATAATCATTGCTGCATGCTTTTTTGTTCAGAAAACTCCCTTGAGTAAGTGCATATCTTCTATATGAGTAGTGATGTATAGAAACCTATATtacattatattattatgaaaaaaCACTGATCACACATTTTGGTGTATATGGATTTTTCATGATCCTATAGACAATGCAGCATTATTCAACTTTGGACCAGAGCTTACACCATCCTCCTCTGGAGTCTTGACTGCTTGACCCTATGCTATATGTGCACAAAGGGAATAATATTATTCCCAAATAAAACAGAACATTACTGCTGCAAACCAAGTTCTAtttcttatttaattcaaccattttcCAAAGAAAAAGTTGTTCACTTTTAATTTTGTGCTCTCAAAATTATTCCTACCCCAAAAGAGGCCTGAGTACCAAAATCATGTTCGATAAATATGTAACTTTAAGGTGGGAGCATTGCAACAGAGCAAAGAATTTTATCAACTCGGAGGGAAAAAGAAGTGTGCATACACAAACTGGCAaacccttctcttttcttatttatttatatatgcatgtaccCTAATAAGGTTTTGTTATTCAAGAAATTTTCCCTCCATTCAATCCATATTCCTTTCActtgtaatttaatttaataagtcaATGTGTTGATGAAGCAGAGAAGAATGTCCATTCTAGCTTCCTTTTATGTAATAATATTCactataataataaaagaaaacttTGGACTCAAGGAAGTCTAGAGTattagagcatgtttggtattgttttctgtttttttgtttttaaaaaattgtttttagaaatgagaacaaaaaatagtttttgaagtttttgaaAACAAGTCATatttggttagtgttttttaaaagcaatattgaccaaaagtgaattggtttttaaaacagaaaacaacattttggtggcgtttggtaacacttttgttttttaattttaaaaacagaaaaataaaagtagtttttttgtttttaaaattttgtttttaaaaaacaaaaatgtgttctataactacttttgtttttaaattttaaaaacagaaaacaaaagtgtgttctgt from Cannabis sativa cultivar Pink pepper isolate KNU-18-1 chromosome 2, ASM2916894v1, whole genome shotgun sequence encodes:
- the LOC133035029 gene encoding vacuolar cation/proton exchanger 3-like, which encodes MNHHGRNDQGSTLNDMENGIVSSYEDDHHQNIINGNNNNKGESYGLLGGKSGCRSPQNMSSSLLRKKSDPILVSHVRFQMLRAFLTNLQEVILGTKLAVLFPAVPLAVAADFYHFGRPWIFALSLLGLTPLAERVSFLTEQIAYFTGPTVGGLLNATCGNATELIIALFALQQKKIDVVKYSLLGSIISNLLLVLGTSLLCGGLANLKKEQRYDRKQADVNSLLLLLGLLCHILPLMFKYAAAPGIYVGNYTLQLSRASSIFMLLAYMSYIFFQLKTHRQLFDAQEVEEEEEKAVIGFWSAFSWLVGMTVIIAVLSEYVVGTIEAASNSWGISVSFISIILLPIVGNAAEHAGSIIFALKNKLDISLGVALGSATQISMFVVPLSVIVAWIMDIRMDLDFNILETSSLAFTIIITAFTLQDGTSHYMKGVILFLCYIIIAACFFVQKTPLNNAALFNFGPELTPSSSGVLTA